In Vibrio hippocampi, a single genomic region encodes these proteins:
- a CDS encoding TraB/GumN family protein: MKLLRHHWLCSLLLLGGLFPLTNQAEPLAWTASRGEQTLHLFGTIHVGQPEFYPLPQAVSRAFRASQAVIVEADLNGSFSLPAANKSFTADKLLSDKQKQILISIAQSLSLSPSALLAMEPWQAALSLQQLQFQSLGYDAQYGIDQHFITKAKMANKPIWGLESIEFQISLTSDLPNKGLELLTELIEEWDQQPEQVACLVTSWVHGDETNLAEISQKDLLGEELYRTFVTERNQDWVKQFTSNPNWQSGSYFVAVGALHLVGKDNVPQLLEQLGYTVTPLTQGSRTECAFDS, encoded by the coding sequence ATGAAATTACTGCGTCACCATTGGCTATGTTCACTCTTGTTGTTGGGAGGTTTATTCCCCTTAACCAATCAGGCAGAGCCATTAGCATGGACCGCTTCACGCGGTGAACAGACCTTACATCTATTTGGCACCATTCATGTCGGTCAACCAGAGTTTTACCCCCTTCCTCAAGCCGTGAGTCGGGCGTTTCGAGCCAGCCAAGCAGTGATCGTTGAAGCCGATCTCAATGGCAGCTTTAGCCTACCCGCAGCGAATAAATCATTCACGGCTGACAAACTGCTCTCTGATAAACAAAAGCAAATTCTGATCTCTATTGCTCAATCACTATCGCTCTCCCCCTCTGCTCTATTGGCAATGGAACCGTGGCAAGCAGCTCTGTCGTTGCAGCAATTGCAATTTCAGTCTCTTGGGTATGACGCTCAATATGGCATCGACCAACATTTTATTACCAAAGCTAAGATGGCCAATAAGCCGATTTGGGGATTAGAGAGTATTGAGTTTCAGATTAGTCTAACGAGTGACCTACCTAACAAAGGGCTGGAACTACTAACGGAGTTAATTGAAGAGTGGGATCAGCAACCTGAGCAAGTTGCATGTTTAGTGACATCTTGGGTCCACGGAGATGAAACGAACCTCGCTGAAATATCACAGAAGGATTTACTCGGTGAAGAGCTATACCGAACATTCGTCACAGAGCGAAACCAAGATTGGGTCAAACAGTTTACCTCTAACCCTAATTGGCAGTCTGGAAGCTATTTTGTTGCGGTTGGTGCTTTGCACTTAGTTGGAAAGGACAATGTCCCG
- a CDS encoding oligogalacturonate-specific porin KdgM family protein, which produces MKKILALTTLAMVSGSAFAGSSYVTGNVQFHDTFLQGSKATSTLEAGHTFDSNTTLLVEFDAIPLGDVQDNARPLPYITLGAEQSYAVTDNLWVAVGYHHLISGGETIQYRPLVKIGYNFDNGIAISNRTRQHIQEDSTANDQTRFDNRIAYSFAEQPVTLSYNNVYVITNGDGDDTMDHELRATWTRKGVQPYFEFRSQAHGLDNADGSSAVNNAFVFGASYGF; this is translated from the coding sequence ATGAAAAAAATCTTAGCTTTGACGACATTAGCAATGGTTTCTGGTTCTGCATTCGCAGGTTCTTCTTATGTGACAGGTAACGTCCAATTTCACGACACGTTTCTACAAGGTTCAAAAGCAACCTCGACGCTAGAAGCCGGCCATACCTTTGATTCAAACACGACGTTATTAGTTGAGTTTGATGCGATCCCACTGGGTGATGTGCAAGACAATGCTCGCCCATTACCATACATTACATTGGGCGCTGAGCAGTCTTATGCGGTAACAGATAACTTGTGGGTGGCAGTTGGCTACCATCACCTAATCTCTGGTGGTGAGACGATTCAATATCGTCCATTGGTAAAGATTGGCTATAACTTCGATAACGGTATTGCGATTAGTAACCGTACCCGCCAACACATTCAAGAAGACAGTACAGCGAACGACCAAACTCGTTTCGACAACCGTATTGCATACTCGTTTGCTGAACAGCCAGTAACGTTAAGCTATAACAACGTTTACGTGATTACTAATGGCGATGGTGACGATACGATGGACCATGAGCTTCGTGCAACTTGGACGCGTAAAGGTGTGCAGCCATACTTTGAGTTCCGTAGCCAAGCGCACGGCTTAGACAACGCAGATGGCAGTAGCGCTGTAAATAACGCCTTCGTATTCGGTGCGTCTTACGGCTTCTAG
- a CDS encoding DUF411 domain-containing protein codes for MQKTRLAFSTLALATVSASAFATNVMTYKSPTCGCCSDWVDHMEQAGFTTQVENHDNMHSIKQKLGVSGELASCHTAVIDGYVFEGHIPASDIKTFLDNPPSGAKGLAVPGMPLGSPGMEYGDKKQPYHVYAFNEKGQVFSYNSYHQE; via the coding sequence ATGCAAAAAACACGACTCGCTTTCTCTACCTTGGCACTCGCCACAGTTTCGGCTTCGGCGTTTGCAACCAATGTGATGACTTACAAGTCGCCAACATGCGGTTGCTGCAGTGACTGGGTAGATCATATGGAACAGGCTGGGTTTACCACTCAAGTCGAAAACCACGACAATATGCATAGCATCAAACAGAAATTAGGCGTCTCCGGTGAACTCGCCTCTTGCCATACCGCTGTTATTGACGGCTATGTGTTCGAGGGACATATTCCAGCAAGTGATATCAAAACCTTTTTAGATAACCCGCCAAGTGGCGCTAAAGGGCTTGCCGTACCGGGTATGCCGCTTGGCTCGCCGGGAATGGAATATGGCGACAAAAAACAGCCGTATCATGTCTATGCATTTAATGAGAAGGGGCAGGTATTTAGCTACAACAGCTATCACCAAGAGTAA
- a CDS encoding heavy metal translocating P-type ATPase, producing the protein MNHYELDLAGLSCMGCVKKLTNALNASERNIEIIDISPQHLKVKTEAPLANVTDVVSQVGYQASLKSHVQHFTLTGLNCGKCVAKLREHLHSLQDSSIIELNKHYLTIESSLKSETVEAHIQQIGFEAQPVSEHSHTQDEQPVPTPSIDTNSAPQSNTPQASYSIQLLIQGMTCASCVSSVEKAIKQVPQVHSANVNLAEQSAIVSINQDEDDFDTKSSEGNSSDVNSSDAKSLNAQSIDEQIIKAISNAGYQAEVVLDLTSSQQQQQDKLQRYQAIQKRNTIMALAVGAPLMLWGVFGGNMMIRNSLDQMAWGVVGILCLWLLTTAGRGFYSNALNALKHKRATMDSLVALGTGAAWLYSMLVVISPSWFPQQSRHVYFEASAMIIGLISLGHYIEAKAKANTNRSLQSLMKLQPTEAWVIINGKEQAIDLQSVTQGMTLLIKPGDKVPVDGIVIKGESYIDESMLTGEPIASRKTVSDSVSAGTINTNGRLIIEATSIGSQTMLSRIIRLVREAQSSKPAIAKLADSISAIFVPVVIAIALFSAAIWLFIGPEPTASYMLVVATTVLIIACPCALGLATPLSITVGVGKAAQSGILIKEADALQNLTKVKAVIFDKTGTLTQGAPEVVRVWSIDCSEQQLAAWVIPLEKLSPHPLASAIVNHWPNQALLSEVEQFQNLDGKGIEGRINGHHVTIASVNHVNSLGVNIAPLSEALTDSQNLAATPVVVIVDQQIKGLIAIADTVKPESKEAIQQLKALGIHSVMLTGDNQTVAKTIAKQLGIDEVIAEVLPDEKALHVQSLKQKYQYVAMVGDGINDAPALALADVGIAMGSGSDVAIETASMTLLNSNPQNIAYGIALAKATVKNIKQNLFGAFIYNSLGIPIAAGVLYPVFGFLLSPVFAGAAMALSSITVVLNANRLKHFSNPSDVK; encoded by the coding sequence ATGAATCACTATGAACTAGATTTAGCAGGCCTATCCTGCATGGGTTGCGTTAAAAAACTGACCAATGCCTTAAACGCTTCAGAACGGAATATTGAGATTATTGACATCTCACCCCAACACCTGAAAGTTAAAACTGAGGCACCACTCGCTAATGTCACCGACGTTGTGTCTCAAGTTGGCTATCAAGCCAGCTTGAAGAGTCACGTTCAGCATTTCACCTTAACGGGTTTAAACTGTGGCAAATGTGTCGCAAAACTGCGCGAGCACTTACACTCGCTACAAGATTCTTCTATTATCGAGCTCAACAAGCATTATCTCACTATCGAATCATCACTCAAGAGCGAGACGGTCGAGGCACATATCCAGCAAATAGGTTTCGAGGCTCAACCGGTAAGTGAACATTCACATACTCAAGATGAACAACCTGTTCCCACTCCCAGTATAGACACAAATTCAGCACCGCAGAGCAACACACCGCAAGCCTCGTATTCCATTCAACTGTTAATTCAAGGAATGACATGCGCGAGTTGCGTTTCTTCGGTCGAGAAAGCAATCAAACAAGTGCCTCAAGTTCATTCAGCGAACGTCAACCTTGCCGAACAAAGTGCCATCGTCAGTATTAATCAAGACGAGGATGACTTTGATACAAAGAGCTCTGAAGGAAATAGCTCTGACGTAAATAGCTCTGATGCAAAGAGCCTTAATGCACAAAGCATTGATGAACAGATCATCAAGGCCATCTCAAACGCTGGCTATCAAGCTGAGGTGGTGCTTGATCTCACGTCATCGCAACAACAGCAACAAGATAAATTACAGCGTTATCAAGCTATACAAAAACGCAACACCATCATGGCATTAGCCGTCGGTGCTCCATTGATGCTTTGGGGAGTATTTGGGGGCAATATGATGATCCGCAACTCACTTGACCAAATGGCTTGGGGAGTGGTTGGTATACTATGTTTGTGGCTACTTACTACCGCCGGAAGAGGGTTCTACAGCAATGCGCTTAACGCTCTGAAACATAAACGCGCCACAATGGACAGTCTGGTTGCTCTCGGCACTGGTGCAGCTTGGTTGTACTCAATGCTTGTTGTTATCTCTCCGAGTTGGTTTCCCCAACAATCACGTCACGTCTATTTTGAAGCCAGCGCAATGATCATCGGTTTGATTTCATTGGGTCACTATATTGAAGCCAAGGCCAAGGCTAACACCAATCGTTCATTGCAATCGCTGATGAAACTGCAACCGACCGAGGCTTGGGTCATCATTAATGGCAAAGAGCAAGCTATTGACCTACAAAGTGTCACTCAAGGAATGACGCTACTCATCAAGCCGGGAGATAAAGTCCCAGTTGACGGCATTGTGATTAAGGGTGAGAGTTACATCGATGAATCCATGTTGACTGGTGAGCCCATTGCGAGCCGAAAAACCGTTTCCGACTCCGTCTCTGCTGGCACGATTAATACCAATGGACGCTTGATCATTGAAGCCACCAGCATCGGTTCACAAACCATGCTGTCACGAATCATTCGTTTAGTCCGTGAAGCGCAAAGCAGTAAACCCGCTATCGCAAAACTAGCCGATTCCATTTCCGCCATTTTTGTGCCCGTAGTGATCGCAATTGCGTTATTCTCCGCTGCTATTTGGCTCTTTATCGGTCCCGAACCAACTGCAAGTTATATGTTGGTCGTCGCCACTACCGTTCTTATCATCGCCTGCCCTTGCGCATTAGGCTTGGCGACACCGCTTTCTATTACCGTTGGCGTTGGCAAAGCGGCGCAATCAGGCATCCTAATAAAAGAAGCCGATGCGCTCCAAAATCTGACCAAAGTAAAAGCGGTGATATTCGATAAAACAGGCACCTTAACTCAAGGCGCTCCCGAAGTAGTCCGCGTGTGGTCGATTGATTGCTCTGAGCAACAACTTGCCGCGTGGGTAATCCCTTTGGAAAAATTGTCTCCACATCCACTTGCGAGCGCCATTGTCAATCATTGGCCAAATCAAGCGTTACTAAGTGAAGTTGAGCAGTTCCAAAACTTAGACGGCAAAGGTATTGAGGGTCGGATCAATGGTCACCATGTAACTATCGCTTCAGTCAATCACGTTAACAGTTTAGGTGTTAACATCGCCCCTCTATCCGAAGCCCTAACCGATAGCCAAAACCTTGCAGCGACACCTGTCGTTGTCATCGTTGATCAGCAAATCAAGGGGCTGATTGCTATTGCCGATACCGTGAAACCAGAATCTAAAGAGGCAATACAACAACTCAAAGCGTTAGGCATTCACTCGGTCATGCTTACCGGCGATAACCAAACGGTTGCAAAAACCATTGCTAAGCAATTAGGCATTGATGAGGTCATTGCCGAAGTGCTTCCCGATGAAAAAGCCCTGCACGTTCAATCGCTAAAACAAAAATACCAATACGTGGCAATGGTCGGAGACGGCATTAATGATGCTCCGGCGTTAGCGCTTGCCGATGTCGGCATCGCCATGGGGAGCGGGAGCGATGTCGCAATAGAAACAGCCTCGATGACGCTGCTCAATAGCAATCCCCAAAATATCGCCTACGGGATCGCTCTAGCCAAAGCCACCGTAAAAAACATTAAACAAAATCTGTTTGGGGCGTTTATTTATAACAGTTTAGGCATCCCAATCGCCGCGGGTGTGCTATATCCAGTATTTGGCTTCTTACTCAGTCCTGTATTTGCAGGCGCGGCTATGGCTCTATCGTCGATCACGGTGGTATTAAACGCCAATCGTCTTAAACATTTTTCAAACCCGAGTGACGTCAAGTAA
- the gltX gene encoding glutamate--tRNA ligase produces MTVKTRFAPSPTGYLHVGGARTALYSWLFAKNQGGEFVLRIEDTDLERNSQEAVDAILEGMQWMGLEWDEGPYFQSKRFDRYNEMVDKLLAEDKAYKCYAPKEVLEEIRAEQEANKEMPRYDANHPKVVAANAAAKDGDPCVIRFRNPKEGSVVFDDQIRGRIEISNTQMDDLIIRRTDGAPTYNFVVVVDDWDMGITHVVRGEDHINNTPRQINIYEALGAPVPTFAHCAMILGDDGAKLSKRHGAVSVMQYRDEGYLPNALNNYLVRLGWSHGDQEIFSQQEMIDLFSLNAISKSASAFNTDKLLWLNNHYIKTSEPSYVAEHLQWHLDQRDLKVDNGPAITEVIKLVGERCNTLVELADQIGYFYQDFSEFEAGAAKKHLRGVAKAPLEAALAKAEALAEWTTENIKDQVIAAVCEELEIGMGKIGMPLRVAVTGGGQSPSVDAVMELVGKERAVARIKMALDFIAEREANA; encoded by the coding sequence ATGACGGTTAAAACACGTTTTGCTCCAAGCCCAACAGGCTATCTTCATGTTGGTGGTGCTCGCACCGCTCTATACTCTTGGTTATTTGCGAAAAACCAAGGTGGTGAGTTTGTACTACGAATTGAAGACACAGATTTAGAGCGTAACTCTCAAGAAGCAGTAGATGCGATTCTTGAAGGTATGCAATGGATGGGTCTGGAGTGGGATGAAGGTCCTTACTTCCAATCAAAACGTTTTGACCGTTATAACGAGATGGTTGATAAGCTGCTTGCTGAAGACAAAGCGTATAAGTGCTATGCACCGAAAGAGGTCTTGGAAGAGATCCGCGCTGAGCAAGAAGCGAACAAAGAGATGCCTCGTTATGACGCTAACCACCCTAAAGTGGTCGCGGCTAATGCAGCAGCAAAAGACGGTGACCCTTGTGTGATTCGTTTCCGCAATCCAAAAGAGGGTAGCGTAGTTTTTGATGACCAAATCCGTGGTCGCATCGAAATTAGTAACACACAAATGGATGACCTTATCATCCGTCGTACTGATGGCGCACCAACCTACAACTTTGTTGTTGTTGTTGATGACTGGGATATGGGTATCACTCACGTCGTTCGTGGTGAAGACCATATCAACAACACGCCACGCCAAATCAACATTTATGAAGCACTTGGCGCACCAGTTCCGACGTTTGCACACTGTGCTATGATTTTGGGTGATGACGGCGCGAAACTGTCTAAACGCCATGGTGCGGTATCTGTGATGCAATATCGCGATGAAGGTTATCTGCCTAACGCATTGAACAACTATCTAGTGCGTTTGGGCTGGTCTCACGGTGACCAAGAGATCTTCTCGCAGCAAGAGATGATTGATTTGTTTAGCCTGAATGCTATCTCTAAGTCAGCGTCAGCGTTCAACACCGATAAGCTATTGTGGTTGAACAACCATTACATTAAAACCTCTGAGCCAAGCTATGTCGCTGAGCATCTGCAATGGCACCTTGATCAACGCGATCTTAAAGTGGACAACGGTCCAGCGATCACAGAAGTGATTAAACTGGTGGGTGAGCGTTGCAACACTTTAGTTGAGCTTGCTGATCAAATTGGTTACTTCTACCAAGACTTCTCAGAATTTGAAGCCGGCGCTGCGAAGAAGCACTTACGTGGCGTTGCCAAAGCGCCGCTTGAAGCGGCACTTGCGAAAGCTGAAGCACTTGCAGAGTGGACGACGGAAAACATTAAAGATCAAGTGATTGCCGCGGTTTGCGAAGAGCTAGAAATCGGTATGGGCAAGATTGGTATGCCTCTGCGTGTTGCTGTAACTGGTGGTGGTCAATCTCCATCTGTCGATGCAGTCATGGAGCTGGTTGGTAAAGAGCGCGCAGTAGCTCGTATCAAGATGGCCCTGGACTTTATCGCTGAGCGTGAAGCCAACGCATAA
- a CDS encoding Fic family protein, with product MKPTARSIDRQIDIIQEIIDNASTPLSRSQILEKITIDITEKTLQRRLKKLKEATRIATIGEKSGLKYVSLNITKDIPKDTSKDISIRAPGAEYLTDVTSVFSQQSSIRLESLNVPSFMRPKVSYNSSLIEQYVPNQTRYLSRDTAERLMNLGTRFNKNLAAGTYAKDIAQRLLIDLSFNSSRLEGNTYSMLDTRKLLLVGEAANGKFDEETIMILNHKEAILFMIENAEELSVTPFVIRNLHQLLSQDLLSDSAACGQVRQKEVRITKTSYLPLNAPQQLEELFILLLRKAAKITEPFEQAFFLFIHLSYLQAFEDVNKRTARLGCNLPFIQQNLCPLSFVDVPKDDYVRSLIYFYETGDYLPALDVFIWAYERSCQQYTSVEKSVGHIDSYRIKYRSERKQAIGEIIRNGMTGQQIPSYLEQFCKKHQIAESDKFVSIAMVELGKLHSGAIISIGVTEQMFIAWKEKFDATQ from the coding sequence ATGAAGCCTACTGCAAGGTCAATAGATCGACAGATTGATATCATTCAAGAAATCATTGATAACGCCTCCACTCCGCTATCAAGAAGCCAAATACTTGAAAAAATTACTATTGATATCACTGAAAAAACCTTACAAAGACGTCTTAAAAAACTAAAGGAAGCGACAAGGATTGCTACCATTGGTGAAAAGAGCGGTCTCAAGTATGTGTCCCTAAATATAACTAAAGACATACCTAAGGACACATCTAAGGACATTTCTATTCGAGCACCAGGTGCCGAATATTTAACTGATGTCACTTCCGTTTTTTCTCAACAATCCAGTATTCGCTTAGAAAGCCTTAATGTTCCGTCTTTCATGCGCCCTAAAGTGTCCTATAACTCGTCGTTGATTGAACAGTATGTCCCTAACCAGACCCGTTATCTATCTAGGGACACAGCTGAAAGGCTGATGAATCTTGGTACTCGATTCAATAAAAATCTCGCGGCTGGCACTTATGCAAAAGACATCGCTCAAAGACTTCTGATCGACCTATCATTTAACTCTAGTCGCTTAGAAGGCAACACCTACTCAATGCTAGATACGCGAAAATTACTACTCGTTGGTGAGGCGGCTAATGGTAAATTCGACGAAGAAACCATTATGATCCTGAACCACAAGGAAGCCATCTTGTTTATGATAGAAAACGCTGAAGAACTCTCAGTCACTCCTTTCGTCATACGCAATTTGCATCAATTACTTTCACAAGACTTACTATCCGACAGCGCGGCATGTGGACAAGTACGTCAAAAAGAAGTCCGTATCACCAAAACGTCTTATCTGCCACTTAATGCCCCCCAACAACTCGAAGAACTGTTTATCCTGCTATTAAGGAAAGCAGCCAAAATAACCGAACCATTCGAACAAGCCTTTTTTCTATTTATTCACCTTTCCTATCTTCAAGCATTTGAAGATGTGAATAAGCGTACCGCACGGTTAGGTTGTAACTTACCTTTTATTCAACAAAACCTCTGCCCCTTAAGCTTTGTCGATGTACCAAAAGACGACTATGTTCGATCACTAATTTATTTTTACGAGACCGGCGATTATCTTCCTGCTTTAGATGTGTTTATTTGGGCCTATGAGCGTTCTTGTCAGCAATATACCAGCGTCGAGAAGTCGGTCGGTCATATCGATTCTTATCGAATTAAATATCGTAGTGAAAGAAAGCAAGCCATTGGCGAGATAATAAGAAATGGAATGACGGGTCAACAGATACCGAGTTATCTTGAACAGTTCTGTAAAAAACATCAGATTGCAGAGAGTGATAAGTTTGTTTCTATTGCAATGGTGGAGCTAGGTAAACTTCATAGTGGGGCGATCATTTCAATCGGTGTCACAGAACAGATGTTTATTGCTTGGAAAGAAAAATTCGACGCCACTCAATAG
- the dxs gene encoding 1-deoxy-D-xylulose-5-phosphate synthase — translation MTLDISKYPTLSLTNTPDELRLMPKESLPKLCQELREYLLNSVSQSSGHLASGLGTVELTVALHYVYNTPFDQLIWDVGHQAYPHKIMTGRREQMSTIRQKEGLHPFPWRGESEYDVLSVGHSSTSISAALGIAISAAKEGNNRKVVSVIGDGAITAGMAFEALNHAGDIRPDMLVILNDNEMSISENVGALNNHLARILSGSLYTSIREGGKKALRGLPPIKELVKRTEEHLKGMIVPGTLFEEFGFNYIGPIDGHDVNELVKTLKNMRDLKGPQFLHIMTKKGKGYEPAEKDPIGYHGVPKFDPSRTSLPKSQSGKPTYSQIFGDFLCDMAAQDEKLMAITPAMREGSGMVRFSKEFPKQYFDVAIAEQHAVTLATGMAIAGNKPIVAIYSTFLQRGYDQLIHDVAIMDLPVMFAIDRAGLVGADGQTHQGAFDLSFMRCIPNMVIMAPSDENECRQMLYTGHQHTGPSAVRYPRGGGNGTSVDKCFTALEIGKGRLIRQGEKVAILSFGTFLDNALIAAEKLNATVADMRFVKPLDEELIRNLSQCHDVIVTLEENAIMGGAGAGVNEFMMKEKLLKPVLNLGLPDHFVAQGTQEELHAELGLDAGGIEQSILDYLAK, via the coding sequence ATGACACTTGATATCTCAAAATATCCGACATTGAGTCTAACCAATACTCCTGATGAGTTAAGGTTAATGCCAAAAGAGTCGCTGCCTAAGCTTTGCCAAGAACTGAGGGAGTATTTGCTTAACTCAGTGAGTCAATCTAGTGGTCACCTTGCATCGGGCTTAGGAACCGTCGAACTGACTGTTGCTTTACACTACGTCTATAACACTCCTTTTGATCAGTTAATTTGGGACGTTGGCCACCAAGCCTACCCTCACAAAATTATGACGGGTCGCCGTGAGCAGATGTCGACGATACGTCAAAAAGAAGGGTTACACCCTTTTCCTTGGCGTGGAGAAAGCGAATATGATGTATTGTCGGTGGGTCACTCTTCCACATCAATTAGTGCTGCGTTAGGCATCGCTATTTCCGCAGCCAAAGAAGGCAACAATCGTAAAGTCGTCAGTGTTATTGGAGATGGTGCTATTACTGCAGGTATGGCATTTGAAGCGTTAAACCATGCCGGTGATATTCGTCCTGACATGCTAGTGATCCTTAACGACAATGAAATGTCGATTTCAGAGAACGTCGGCGCACTAAATAATCACCTTGCACGTATTCTGTCTGGCAGTCTCTATACCTCTATTCGTGAAGGGGGTAAAAAAGCTTTACGCGGTCTGCCGCCAATCAAAGAGTTGGTAAAGCGTACCGAAGAACACCTCAAAGGGATGATCGTACCCGGCACCCTATTCGAAGAATTTGGCTTTAACTATATTGGTCCAATTGACGGTCATGATGTCAACGAGCTCGTAAAAACGCTTAAGAACATGCGTGATCTTAAAGGTCCTCAATTTCTACATATCATGACCAAGAAAGGCAAAGGTTATGAGCCTGCGGAAAAAGACCCTATCGGTTATCATGGTGTTCCAAAATTCGACCCATCAAGAACTAGCCTTCCAAAGAGTCAGTCTGGCAAACCGACATATTCACAGATCTTCGGTGACTTCTTGTGCGACATGGCCGCGCAAGATGAAAAATTGATGGCCATTACGCCTGCGATGCGTGAAGGGTCAGGGATGGTGCGTTTTTCAAAAGAATTTCCAAAGCAATATTTTGATGTTGCAATTGCAGAGCAACATGCGGTGACCTTAGCAACGGGGATGGCAATTGCGGGCAATAAACCTATCGTCGCCATCTATTCGACCTTCTTACAACGAGGCTATGATCAGCTCATTCATGATGTTGCTATCATGGATTTGCCTGTGATGTTTGCTATCGACCGCGCTGGATTAGTCGGAGCTGATGGTCAAACACACCAAGGTGCCTTCGATCTTAGCTTCATGCGTTGTATTCCAAATATGGTCATTATGGCGCCAAGTGACGAAAATGAATGTCGCCAAATGCTCTACACGGGTCACCAACACACCGGTCCAAGTGCGGTACGTTATCCAAGAGGTGGCGGTAATGGCACCTCTGTTGACAAGTGTTTTACCGCATTAGAAATAGGCAAAGGACGCCTTATTCGTCAAGGTGAAAAAGTGGCAATCCTCTCTTTCGGCACCTTCCTTGATAATGCGCTGATTGCAGCCGAAAAGCTCAACGCAACGGTTGCCGATATGCGTTTTGTCAAACCTCTAGATGAAGAACTTATCCGCAACCTATCTCAGTGTCACGATGTAATCGTGACACTTGAGGAGAACGCGATTATGGGCGGTGCGGGCGCAGGGGTGAATGAATTTATGATGAAAGAAAAACTACTGAAACCTGTGCTAAATTTGGGCTTGCCTGATCACTTTGTCGCTCAGGGGACACAAGAAGAGTTGCACGCCGAGTTAGGCTTGGATGCCGGAGGTATTGAGCAATCCATCCTAGATTATCTAGCCAAATAG
- the ispA gene encoding (2E,6E)-farnesyl diphosphate synthase yields the protein MIDALQHYQARNNQQLNDWLDQYPVQQQRLIEAMRYGLLLGGKRARPFLVYATGNMLGVDVEHLDTPASAIECIHAYSLIHDDLPAMDDDNLRRGQPTCHIEFDEATAILTGDALQTLAFTVLSEGQIAPIAEAQRINMVKQLAKASGAAGMCIGQALDLEAENQAVSLEQLEQIHRHKTGALIKCAVVLGALSAGEVGIKVLPQLEKYADAIGLAFQVQDDILDIVSDTKTLGKPQGSDEQKAKSTYPALLGLDGAKQKADALFEEALSALDAIPYNTKLLEDFARYVIERNN from the coding sequence ATGATTGATGCGTTGCAGCATTACCAAGCGCGCAATAATCAACAGCTGAATGATTGGCTGGATCAATACCCTGTCCAACAGCAAAGATTGATTGAGGCTATGCGTTACGGTTTGCTGCTTGGCGGCAAGCGCGCTCGCCCTTTCTTGGTGTACGCTACCGGCAACATGTTGGGTGTGGACGTTGAACACCTCGATACGCCAGCGTCCGCTATCGAATGTATCCATGCTTACTCATTGATTCATGATGATCTTCCGGCTATGGATGATGATAACCTGCGCCGCGGGCAACCGACCTGCCATATAGAATTTGATGAAGCAACTGCTATCCTTACCGGAGATGCATTGCAAACCTTGGCCTTTACTGTGCTTTCTGAGGGTCAAATAGCACCAATAGCTGAAGCTCAACGTATCAATATGGTGAAGCAACTAGCGAAAGCGTCTGGCGCGGCCGGGATGTGTATCGGTCAAGCTTTAGATCTAGAAGCAGAAAACCAAGCCGTCTCACTTGAACAATTAGAGCAGATACATCGCCACAAGACTGGCGCACTCATTAAGTGTGCCGTTGTGCTTGGCGCATTATCGGCTGGAGAGGTGGGCATAAAAGTGCTGCCCCAACTCGAAAAATACGCGGATGCCATCGGTCTAGCATTTCAGGTACAGGACGATATCCTCGATATTGTCAGTGATACCAAAACCTTAGGTAAGCCTCAGGGCTCTGATGAACAGAAGGCAAAAAGTACTTATCCTGCTCTGCTCGGACTCGATGGGGCAAAACAGAAAGCTGACGCGCTTTTTGAGGAAGCTCTTTCTGCCCTGGATGCGATACCGTACAATACAAAATTACTGGAAGATTTCGCCAGATATGTCATCGAACGCAACAACTAA
- the xseB gene encoding exodeoxyribonuclease VII small subunit yields MATKKPENMSFEATIDELDTLVEQLEQGDLALDDALKKFERGIALTRSGQQKLSEAEQKVSILLEKDDNSPLSDFIQPTE; encoded by the coding sequence ATGGCAACAAAGAAACCAGAGAACATGTCTTTTGAAGCAACAATTGACGAGCTTGATACCTTGGTTGAACAGCTTGAGCAAGGGGACTTAGCCCTTGATGATGCTTTAAAGAAATTTGAACGCGGGATTGCGCTGACACGTTCTGGTCAGCAGAAGTTATCTGAAGCCGAGCAAAAAGTGAGTATCCTTTTAGAGAAGGATGATAACTCACCACTTTCGGACTTCATTCAACCTACGGAATAA